A window from Vanessa cardui chromosome 21, ilVanCard2.1, whole genome shotgun sequence encodes these proteins:
- the LOC124539096 gene encoding dopamine receptor 2-like gives MNTTKPEILVARSQLDILQRGPEYFLENPRLPYNVVLEFNATFDNNNTFNSSNISGEVWNDYINLLRDRALLVSILLLFSLTTVFGNMLVILAVVRERYLHTSTNYFVTSLAVADCLVGLVVMPFSALYEVLEHTWFFGVDWCDVWRSLDVLFSTASILNLCVISLDRYWAITDPITYPMRMSGRKAAFLIAAVWVCSGAISFPAIAWWRAVRLEEVPDYKCPFTENLEYIIFSSTISFYLPLFVMVFTYYRIYRAATIQTRSLKIGTKQVMRPSGELELTLRIHRGGTVRQRTDVCHGACTPEEADQEPLTALQNNGLSRSSTRLTNVTHNKHLPKNFSLSRKLAKFAKEKKAAKTLGIVMGVFIVCWLPFFVVNLLSGICSSCITHEEIVNVVVTWLGWVNSSMNPVIYACWSRDFRSSDQAEKGLELNQAAVRGEVRPDDGELPPSHD, from the coding sequence ATGAATACGACCAAACCAGAAATACTGGTGGCAAGAAGCCAATTGGACATTTTGCAAAGAGGCCCTGAGTACTTCCTAGAGAACCCACGACTGCCATATAACGTTGTATTAGAATTCAATGCTACTTTTGACAATAATAACACTTTTAATTCATCAAACATCTCCGGTGAGGTTTGGAATGATTACATAAATCTCCTTCGTGACCGAGCTCTACTCGTTTCTATCTTACTTCTGTTTTCGTTGACGACTGTTTTTGGAAATATGTTAGTGATACTGGCAGTTGTGAGGGAGCGATATCTTCATACATCTACGAACTACTTCGTCACGTCACTAGCTGTAGCTGACTGCCTCGTGGGTCTAGTAGTTATGCCATTCTCAGCTCTTTatgaagttttggaacatacgTGGTTTTTCGGCGTGGATTGGTGTGATGTTTGGAGATCGTTGGATGTCCTCTTCAGCACTGCATCgatacttaatttgtgtgttaTATCATTAGACCGTTACTGGGCCATCACTGATCCTATCACATATCCGATGCGGATGAGTGGCCGGAAAGCTGCATTTCTCATAGCAGCAGTGTGGGTGTGTTCAGGTGCTATATCGTTTCCGGCAATCGCGTGGTGGCGTGCAGTGCGCTTGGAAGAAGTACCAGATTATAAATGCCCGTTTACGGAAAATTTAgagtacataatattttcttcgacaatttcattttatttacctttatttgTTATGGTGTTTACATATTACCGTATATATCGTGCAGCGACGATTCAGACTAGGTCTTTGAAAATTGGGACAAAACAAGTGATGAGACCGAGTGGGGAGTTAGAATTGACGTTACGTATACATAGGGGTGGCACGGTGCGTCAAAGAACTGATGTGTGTCACGGTGCGTGTACTCCCGAGGAAGCGGACCAGGAACCATTGACCGCATTACAAAATAATGGACTCTCAAGGTCATCGACGCGTTTAACAAACGTCActcataataaacatttaccCAAAAACTTTTCCCTTTCACGAAAGCTTGCTAAATTTGCAAAAGAAAAGAAAGCCGCAAAGACTCTTGGAATTGTAATGGGTGTTTTTATAGTTTGTTGGTTACCATTTTTCGTAGTTAATCTCCTATCCGGTATATGCTCGTCATGCATCACACACGAGGAGATAGTCAATGTGGTGGTCACCTGGCTCGGGTGGGTCAACTCATCCATGAACCCTGTGATCTACGCATGCTGGAGCAGAGACTTTAGAAG